Proteins from a single region of Ochotona princeps isolate mOchPri1 chromosome 27, mOchPri1.hap1, whole genome shotgun sequence:
- the LOC101533701 gene encoding taste receptor type 2 member 14-like, whose product MGAVAVTQSILTVISAVERIIGIFSNGFIVLVNFIDWVKRRKVSSVDQILTALAISRTGLLLLETLYQLICVISPNWIATHRMLRMITVSWAVTNHFNIWFATSLSIFYFFKIVNFSNSTFLYLKLRVEKVVSKTLLFSLVLLFVHVAILNTQVNAYIGGCERNMTCRCNSNESLYLSRLFLLTYLMSTIIPFTVSLITFLLLIHSLCRHLRKMHLSGMMSKDTNTKAHLESLKIMVAFLLFYVVFFLSVVIQVWAVELLEKRLIAVALQILELTFSSGHSCILILGNKKLKQTLLVVLGWLRYRLEDAKP is encoded by the coding sequence ATGGGTGCTGTTGCTGTTACACAGAGTATACTTACAGTTATCAGTGCTGTGGAACGGATCATTGGAATCTTCAGCAATGGATTCATTGTACTGGTGAACTTTATTGACTGGGTCAAGAGAAGAAAGGTCTCTTCAGTTGACCAGATCCTAACTGCTTTGGCAATCTCCAGAACTGGCTTGCTCTTGCTAGAAACTTTATACCAGTTGATATGTGTGATTAGCCCGAATTGGATTGCTACTCACAGGATGTTAAGAATGATTACTGTTAGTTGGGCTGTAACCAATCATTTTAACATTTGGTTTGCTACAAGCCTcagcatcttttattttttcaagatagTCAATTTTTCTAACTCTACTTTTCTCTACCTGAAGTTGAGAGTGGAAAAAGTAGTCTCAAAGACCTTGTTGTTTTCTTTGGTGCTCTTATTTGTGCATGTTGCCATTTTGAACACACAAGTGAATGCTTACATTGGTGGATGTGAAAGAAACATGACTTGCAGGTGTAATTCTAACGAATCTTTATACTTATCCAGGCTGTTCTTACTCACCTATTTGATGTCCACCATCATACCCTTCACTGTGTCCCTGATCACTTTCCTTTTGCTCATCCACTCCCTGTGTAGACATCTCAGGAAGATGCATCTCAGTGGCATGATGTCCAAAGATACCAACACCAAAGCTCACTTGGAAAGCTTGAAGATCATGGTTGCCTTCCTCCTGTtttatgttgttttctttctatCGGTCGTCATACAGGTTTGGGCTGTTGAGTTGCTGGAAAAGCGTCTGATTGCTGTGGCTCTCCAAATTTTGGAATTAACTTTTTCTTCAGGCCACTCATGCATCCTGATTCTTGGAAATAAGAAGCTTAAACAGACATTGCTTGTTGTGCTGGGTTGGCTGAGGTACAGACTTGAAGATGCAAAACCTTGA